A stretch of DNA from Synechococcus sp. JA-3-3Ab:
CAGCACCTCTCGCGCTGCCTCTAGGGTTCTCTCCACATCGGCCTCGGTGTGGGCCAGGGAAGTGAAGCCGGCCTCAAATTGCGAGGGCGCCAGATACACCCCCCGCTCCAGCATGCCGCGGTGGAAGCGGGCAAACTTCTGCAAATCCGAGCGCTTGGCCTCCTCGTAGTTGCGCACCGGGCCGGCGGTGAAGAAAAAGCCGAACATGCCGGGCAAATAGCCCCCGCACATCTCATGACCGGTCTCTTGTGCAATCTGCAGCAGCCCCGTCGCCAACTGCTCGGTAATCCGCTCCAGATACTCATAGGTACCGGGTCGGCGCAAGATGTCCAGAGTGTGGATCCCGGCCGTCATGGCCAGGGGGTTGCCGGAGAGGGTGCCCGCCTGGTACATGGGCCCCGCCGGCGCCACCATCTCCATAATCTCCCGCCGACCGCCGTAGGCCCCCACCGGCAGGCCGCCGCCGATCACCTTGCCCAGGGTGGTCAAATCGGGGATGACGCCAAACTTGGCCTGCACGCCGCCGTAGCTGATGCGAAAGCCGGTCATCACCTCGTCAAACACCAGCAGGGCGCCATACTTTTGCGTCAGCTCCCGCAAACCCTCCAAAAAGCCCGGCTGCGGCGGAATGAAGCCGGCATTGCCCACCACCGGCTCCAGGATCACGCCGGCAATGGAGTCGGGATACTGCTCAAACAGAGCCTTGACTGCCTCTAGGTCGTTGTAGGGGGCGGTCAGCGTGGCACTGGTGGCAGCCTTGGGCACCCCCGGCGAATCTGGCAGGCCCAGCGTGGCTACCCCCGAGCCGGCCTTGACCAAAAACATGTCCGCATGGCCGTGGTAGCAGCCCTCGAACTTGATCACCTTTTCCCGCCCGGTGTAGGCCCGCATCAGGCGCAGCGCCGCCATGCAGGCTTCGGTGCCGGAGTTGACAAAGCGCACCATCTCCACGCTGGGCACCGCCTCGATCACCCGCTCGGCCAGCTCGTTTTCCAAAACGCAAGGGGCGCCAAAGCTGGTGCCTTTCTCCAGGGCCCGCCGCAACGCCTCGATCACCTCGGGGTGGGCGTGGCCGACAATCGCCGGCCCCCAACTGCCGATGTAGTCGATGTACTGGTTGCCATCCACATCCCAGGCGTAGGCGCCGGCAACGCGGTCGAAGACGACGGGATCCCCGCCCACCGACTTAAAGGCACGCACCGGAGAGCTGACGCCCCCCGGCATAAGCTGCTGCGCCCGTGCAAAGATCTGCCTGGAGCGGCTGGTGTTAAACGAGCGAGTGGGGAGAGTGCTGGTCATACTGGGAGCTGTTCAACGCATCTTCTAGGCTAGCAGGCAAGGAGACCTGCTGGTGGACTGCTGCCCTCTCTTTTGGTTTTAGTTACTTGGGCTTCCTTCTGGGGGATCCACCCACCGCCCATCGGCTTTGATGAGCTCGATCAGCGCCTGGACGCCCTCCGACTCGGGCACCTTCTTCACCTCCTCCTTTCCGCGGTAGAGGGAGATGTAGCCGGGGGTTTTCCCCACATAGCCGTAGTCGGCGTCGGCCATTTCCCCCGGCCCGTTGACGATGCAGCCCATGACGGCAATGTCGAGGCCCACCAGGTGCTGGGTTGCGGCCCGCACCTTCTGCAGTACTTCCTCCAAGTTGAAGAGGGTGCGGCCACAGGAGGGGCAGGCCACATATTCCACCATGGTTTTGCGCAGGTTGAGGGCCTGCAAGATGCCGTAGGCCACCGGGATCTCTTTTTCCGGGGCTTCGGTTAGGGAAACCCGAATGGTGTCACCGATCCCCTCGGCCAGAAGCGTCCCGATCCCCACTGCCGATTTGATGCGGCCATATTCTCCATCGCCGGCCTCGGTCACCCCCAAGTGGAAGGGGTAGTTCAGGCCCAAGGCATCGAAGCGGCGGGCCGCCAGCCGGTAGGCCGCCAACATCACCTGCGGACGGGAAGCTTTGAAGGAAAGAACTACGTTGTGGAAGTCTTGCTCGGCGCAAATCTCGGCATATTCTAGGGCCGACTCCACCATGCCCTCTGGAGTGTCTCCATACATGAAGAGCATGCGCTCGGCCAGGGATCCGTGGTTGACGCCGATGCGCAGGGCTTTGTTCTGAGCTTTGAGGGTCTGCACCAGGGGGGTGAAGGTTTCGCGGATCTTATTGCGGATGGCCTCCAGTTCGGCTTGGGTGTACTCGGTGCGACCGGGCTGCGGCTTTTCCAGGACGAACAGACCCGGGTTGATGCGCACCTTGTCCACGTATTGGGCGACCTCCAGGGCGATCTTGATGCCGTTGTGGTGGACATCGGCCACCAGCGGCACCGGCTTGTAGGTTTGGATCAGCTTGCTCCGAATCGCCTCCATCGCCTTGGCATGGGCCATGCTGGGAACGGTAACCCGCACGATCTCCGAGCCCGCCTCGTGCAGACGACGGATGGCCGCCACCGCCGCATCGATGTCGAGAGTGTCTTCGTTGATCATGGACTGCACCACCACCGGGTGCTGGCTGCCGATCAACACGTTGCCTACGGCTACGGTGCGGGTAGGACGACGGGGGTAGACCGGTTCTGGGTAGGGCTGCTGAGAGGGCGCGTTGGGCCGATCTAGAGTCTGCATGGCTTGCTAAAAAAGGGCTGCTCTAGCTTGATTGTAGGCCGAAATGCCAGCAAGACCGAGGATCTCCCCGCTTGGCCCACAGCTCCGACCCCCCGGCTTTGGCTAAAAAGCGCGGCACAGGTCTAGGGGTAGAAGGCGCAAACGAGCTGACTTCTCGGACAAATGGCGCAATAAAGAAAAGTCAAGCCAATCAACTGCCCCAGGGGAGCAGGATCACTCTCGATGAAGCCGTCCTAGCCGCACAAGCCGCACAATTTGCTAGAAACTAGGGTGTCGGTACT
This window harbors:
- the ispG gene encoding (E)-4-hydroxy-3-methylbut-2-enyl-diphosphate synthase; the encoded protein is MQTLDRPNAPSQQPYPEPVYPRRPTRTVAVGNVLIGSQHPVVVQSMINEDTLDIDAAVAAIRRLHEAGSEIVRVTVPSMAHAKAMEAIRSKLIQTYKPVPLVADVHHNGIKIALEVAQYVDKVRINPGLFVLEKPQPGRTEYTQAELEAIRNKIRETFTPLVQTLKAQNKALRIGVNHGSLAERMLFMYGDTPEGMVESALEYAEICAEQDFHNVVLSFKASRPQVMLAAYRLAARRFDALGLNYPFHLGVTEAGDGEYGRIKSAVGIGTLLAEGIGDTIRVSLTEAPEKEIPVAYGILQALNLRKTMVEYVACPSCGRTLFNLEEVLQKVRAATQHLVGLDIAVMGCIVNGPGEMADADYGYVGKTPGYISLYRGKEEVKKVPESEGVQALIELIKADGRWVDPPEGSPSN
- the hemL gene encoding glutamate-1-semialdehyde 2,1-aminomutase produces the protein MTSTLPTRSFNTSRSRQIFARAQQLMPGGVSSPVRAFKSVGGDPVVFDRVAGAYAWDVDGNQYIDYIGSWGPAIVGHAHPEVIEALRRALEKGTSFGAPCVLENELAERVIEAVPSVEMVRFVNSGTEACMAALRLMRAYTGREKVIKFEGCYHGHADMFLVKAGSGVATLGLPDSPGVPKAATSATLTAPYNDLEAVKALFEQYPDSIAGVILEPVVGNAGFIPPQPGFLEGLRELTQKYGALLVFDEVMTGFRISYGGVQAKFGVIPDLTTLGKVIGGGLPVGAYGGRREIMEMVAPAGPMYQAGTLSGNPLAMTAGIHTLDILRRPGTYEYLERITEQLATGLLQIAQETGHEMCGGYLPGMFGFFFTAGPVRNYEEAKRSDLQKFARFHRGMLERGVYLAPSQFEAGFTSLAHTEADVERTLEAAREVLRTL